Genomic DNA from Phaeobacter porticola:
GACCCAAGCGCGGCTATGAAAACCGAATTTGTCGGCGCGAGTGAGAGGGCTTTCGTCTGTAGCTTAATCGCGTCTTGAATGCGCCCAGATTGGGACGCAACAATCTCCGCAAGATAATGATAGCTGAGCGCCGTCTCACCTTCGCGTTCAATCGAACTGCGCATCACTGTTTCAGCTTGCGGAAATTCGCCGTTTCTCATCAGCAAGACAGCGCGGTCGTACATTGGGCTGTCAAAACTCTTTGGGAATGCAATGGTCACAACGCAGCTCCTCCCCTTGTTCCCCTTGTTTTTATTCAAAATACTTAAGAAACCGTGAGTATCAGCGGGATAATGCTGCTCAGTTGTGCTGCGGTATTCTTTGGGTGACTGACCGGCGTGTCTACGCGCCAATCCCGATAAAGGCCGGCGTGTACGGTCTTTTGGTATAGAGTCTACCTAAAAGAAAATGCACTATCCCCTTGGAATTTTTGATCTTTCACAAATTTCAGGGGGATAGTGGCGGAGAGACAGGGATTCGAACCCTGGGAACCCGTGAAGGCTCAACGGTTTTCGAGACCGCCCCGTTCGACCACTCCGGCACCTCTCCGCGAGTGGTGAGAGGCCGTTTAAAGCGGAATTTCAGCACGCGCAAGGGGGATTTGGCCCTTCCTGCAAGAAATTAGATTTTTGATTGTCTCGGGGCGGAAAACGCTTAGATTTTCAGGCATGATACAGCTCAAAACTCTCCGCACAGTCGTGATGCAATCGCTCTTTGGCTTTGTTTTTGCATCGGTTTCTGCATTCTCCGGGGCACAGGCCGCGGATCGTGACAGGGTGATAGCGTTCCTGGAAACCACTGGATTTGACGTGGCGCTGGACAGTATCGCGCTGTCGGCTGAAATGGCACCGGATATGTTGGGCATTGATGCCGGTGATTTTGGCGCGGCCTGGGTGCGCCTGTCGCAAGACGTATTTGACCTGACGGAGATGCGCGAAGTTGCTCTTGGCATTCTGGAGGAAACGCTGGAAGAGGATGTCCTTGCCCATGCGGCGGAATTCTACGCCAGCCCATTGGGCGCGCGGCTGGTGGCAGCCGAAAACGCGTCGCATCTGGTTGAGGACGACGAGACCAAGCAGCAGGCAGGTTTGCGTATTATCTCGGATCTGGTGACAGAGGGGAGCGAGCGACCTCAGCTGTTTCAGCGCATGGGGCAGGCGATTGACGCGGATGGCACTGGTGTGAAGGCGATTCAAGAGATCCAGTTCCGCTTTCTTATGGCTGCCAGTGCGGCGGGCGTTATTGACCTGCAATTGGATGCAGATGGACTGCGCGCCTTTATGAAGGATCAGGAAGCTTCAACCCAAATGGCTATGCAGGCGGCTGGTATGGCGGGCAATGCCTACACTTATCAGGGCTTCAGCGATGCAGAGATCTTGACCTATATCGAAGCGTTGGAACATCCGATGATGCAGCGGGTCTATGAATTGTTGAACGCGGTAACCTTTGAAATCACCGCCAGCCGGTTCGAGATACTGGCCTATCGTCTGCAAGATCTCGCGCCCGCGCAGGATCTGTGATGCTTGTGCTGTGCGTCGGGCTAGGGCGTCACCTGTCGCGGTCCTAAGGGCGGTATGCAAGATCCGCCGGACCCGCATTGAACGGCGCCGCCAATAGGGTTGACAGACCCGCCAATTCGCCGCATAAGCCCGCATCCCGGCCCGGACTCTCTGCGCCGGGGTTTATTTGTCATACGCCCCAAGATGGGCGCGCTGTTCGAGGTGGCCTTGGGCCAAAACACCTAATGTATCGCAAGATGCTGCCGGGACCGTAGGACGCGGGTAGAAAAGGAAAGACGCATATGTTTGCGGTCCTCAAAACCGGCGGCAAGCAGTACAAAGTTCAGGCCGGCGATATGCTGCGCGTGGAAAAATTGGCTGCTGATGCTGGCGAAACAATCCAGTTCAACGACATTCTGATGCTTGGTGGTGATACACCGGTTGTGGGTGTGCCCTTTGTAGATGGTGCTGCGGTTCAGGCCGAAGTGGTCGATCAGATCAAAGGCGAGAAGGTTATTCACTTTGTGAAGCGCCGTCGTAAGCACTCCTCCAAGCGCACCAAGGGTCACCGTCAGAAGCTGACTTTGGTCAAGATCACTGAGATCCTGGCCTCCGGCGCTGACAAATCCGGCGTAAAAGCTGCAAGTGGCCAGGGCGATGCACCTGCTGCTGCCAAAGCTGCTCCGGCTGCAAAAAAGGCTGCGCCTGCTGCTTCTGGTGATGATCTCACCGAGCTGACCGGTGTTGGACCCGCTGCTGCCAAGAAACTGGAAGAAGCCGGTCTGACCAGCTTTGCCCAGATCGCAGCCTTGTCGGATGCTGACATTGCTGCTATCGACGCGGTCAAAGTGAAGCCCGAATGGGTTGAGCAGGCCAAAGATTTGGCTAAAGGCTAAGGAGATAGACAATGGCACATAAGAAAGCTGGTGGTTCCTCACGTAACGGCCGCGACTCAGCCGGTCGCCGCCTTGGCGTGAAACTCTATGGTGGCCAAGCGGCCATCTCTGGCAACATCATCGTACGTCAGCGCGGCACCAAGTTTTGGCCGGGCGAAGGCGTTGGTCTGGGCAAAGATCACACCATCTTTGCAACGACTGACGGTGCTGTAACGTTCCATAAGGGCCTTAAGGGCCGCACCTTTATTTCGGTTCTGCCAGTGGCGGAGGCCGCTGAATAAGCCGAACCCATAAGGTGAGACACAATAGGGGATCGGCGGTACCGCCGGTCCCTTTTTTCATTTTTCGCAATTCTTGGCGAAATTCCCTAACCAGATGTCAACCGTTCTGCCCTATGGCAGGATCCCATGACACTCCGTTAAGGCCCAGTCGTTTGATCCGGATCAAAGATCCGGTGTTGGTATTGTTCGAGAGGAGCAAGGGCATGAGTTTGGATCACAAAAGAGCAGAGCAGCCCGTGATTGAAGCAGAGCGTTTTGTTCTGCGTCCGCTGCGCAAATCCGACGAAGGGCTAATTGCCCACTACGTCAGTGACGAACGTGTCGCTCGTATGACCACTGCCATCCCGCACCCGCTGCCCCCAGGCGCGATTGAGGCCTTTGTTGCTCGCGCACTGGATGAAGAGCGTGACGAAGATGTCTGGGCGATTGACGGCACAGCAGATGGCGGCGACGAGCTGAAAGGGATCATCAGTCTCAAGCGGCTGGATCGAGACCAAAGCGAAGTCGGCTATTGGATTGCGCCGGTGTTCTGGAACAATGGTATTGCTTCTGCAGCATTGCGTGCGCTTGTGGAGAATAACCCGCAGGGCTGCAATGCGCTCTTTGCAAGTGCGTTTCAGGACAACCCGGCATCGGCACGTGTGCTGACACATTGCGGGTTTGAATACCTTGGCGATGCGGAAACCTTCTCGGTTGCGCGTAACGCCCCGGTCCCAACATGGACCTACAGCCGAAAACTGTGATTGGCGCGCCGCGCGGTTTGCGTTAAGTCGGGGCAACAGGCCCCGACATCGGCCACATACCCATCCTTATCCTCTCGCCACGGCGACAGGTCATCAGCAAGGAGCTGACATGAAATTCCTCGATCTGGCCAAAGTCTATATCCGCTCCGGTGCGGGCGGGAACGGCTGCGTCAGCTTTCGCCGTGAAAAATTCATGGAATATGGCGGCCCCGATGGCGGTGACGGTGGCCGGGGTGGGTCTGTCTGGATCGAGGTGACCGAAGGGCTGAACACTCTCATTGATTTTCGTTACCAGCAGCATTTCTTTGCTAAAAACGGTCAGTCCGGCATGGGGCGACAGCGCACCGGCAAGGATGGCGATGACATCATTCTGCGCGTTCCTGTTGGGACCGAGATTATGGATGAAGATCAGGAAACGGTTCTGGCTGACCTCACCGAAGTTGGCGAACGGTTCCTCTTGGCCAAGGGCGGTAACGGCGGCTTCGGTAACCTACACTTCAAAAGTGCCACGAACCAGGCGCCGCGGCGTGCTAATTCAGGGCAGGATGCAATCGAACGCACCATCTGGCTGCGTCTGAAGCTGATCGCCGATGTTGGTCTTTTGGGGTTGCCGAACGCGGGCAAGTCGACTTTTCTATCGGCTACATCCAATGCGCGACCCAAGATCGCTGATTATCCGTTTACTACCTTGCATCCGAACCTCGGCGTTGTGGGTATTGATGGCGTTGAATTTGTCGTCGCTGATATTCCCGGATTGATTGCCGGGGCCCATGAAGGGCGCGGAATTGGTGATCGGTTCTTGGGTCATGTCGAACGCTGCGCGGTCCTGTTACATCTGGTCGATGGTACCTCGGAGACGGTTGCCGAGGACTACCAGACTATCATTGATGAGCTGGAGGCCTATGGCGGCGAGCTAGCAGAGAAGCCCCGTATCACGGCGCTGAACAAGATCGACTCGCTGGACGACGAGGAACGCGCAGAGGCCAAGGCAGCACTTGAGGCTGCCGTGGGCGGGCCTGTCTTTATGATGTCAGGTGTCAGTCGCGAAGGTCTGAATGAGGTCCTGCGGTCCATGCGGACCCAGATCGATGAAGATCGCCTGCGTCAGCAGCCCCAAGTGGAGCAGGACACGTGGCAACCCTGACCGACGCCCAGCGTATCGTAGTCAAAATCGGGTCGGCCCTGTTGGTAGACCGGACAAGCGGTGCATTGCGGGCGGATTGGTTGCGGGCCTTGTCGGCGGATGTTGCCTGGCTGAAATCCATGGGCAAGGATGTTATCCTTGTCTCATCCGGCTCTATCGCGTTGGGGCGTCGGGTGCTGGGGCTGGCGGCACAGGAGTTGCCGTTGGAACAGTCACAGGCCGCGGCAGCCGTTGGTCAAATCCGTCTTGCAGGCGCTTATGAGGAGGCGTTGGCCCCGCATGCGATCACCACAGCGCAGGTGCTGGTCACATTGGAAGACAGCGCCGACCGGCGTCGTTATCTGAATTCCCGTGCGACGTTGGAGACGCTTATTGGTCTTGGCGTTGTGCCCATCGTCAACGAAAATGACACCATTGCCACCGATGAGATCCGCTATGGCGATAATGACCGTCTGGCGGCGCAGGTGGCGGTGACGGTCGGGGCGGATGTGCTCATTCTGCTGTCGGATGTCGACGGATTCTACACTTCCAATCCGGCTTTGGATCCATGCGCCCGGCGTTATGACATTATTGAACGGATCACCCCAGAGATTGAGGCAATGGCGGGCGACGGTGTCTCTGGCCTTTCCAAGGGCGGTATGATCACCAAATTGCTGGCAGCAAAAATGGCGACAGCAGCTGGCTGCGCCATGGCCATCACTGAAGGTTCGCCTAATAATCCACTGAAAATGCTTGAAAATGGCGC
This window encodes:
- the obgE gene encoding GTPase ObgE — its product is MKFLDLAKVYIRSGAGGNGCVSFRREKFMEYGGPDGGDGGRGGSVWIEVTEGLNTLIDFRYQQHFFAKNGQSGMGRQRTGKDGDDIILRVPVGTEIMDEDQETVLADLTEVGERFLLAKGGNGGFGNLHFKSATNQAPRRANSGQDAIERTIWLRLKLIADVGLLGLPNAGKSTFLSATSNARPKIADYPFTTLHPNLGVVGIDGVEFVVADIPGLIAGAHEGRGIGDRFLGHVERCAVLLHLVDGTSETVAEDYQTIIDELEAYGGELAEKPRITALNKIDSLDDEERAEAKAALEAAVGGPVFMMSGVSREGLNEVLRSMRTQIDEDRLRQQPQVEQDTWQP
- a CDS encoding DUF2059 domain-containing protein, translating into MIQLKTLRTVVMQSLFGFVFASVSAFSGAQAADRDRVIAFLETTGFDVALDSIALSAEMAPDMLGIDAGDFGAAWVRLSQDVFDLTEMREVALGILEETLEEDVLAHAAEFYASPLGARLVAAENASHLVEDDETKQQAGLRIISDLVTEGSERPQLFQRMGQAIDADGTGVKAIQEIQFRFLMAASAAGVIDLQLDADGLRAFMKDQEASTQMAMQAAGMAGNAYTYQGFSDAEILTYIEALEHPMMQRVYELLNAVTFEITASRFEILAYRLQDLAPAQDL
- the proB gene encoding glutamate 5-kinase, with the translated sequence MATLTDAQRIVVKIGSALLVDRTSGALRADWLRALSADVAWLKSMGKDVILVSSGSIALGRRVLGLAAQELPLEQSQAAAAVGQIRLAGAYEEALAPHAITTAQVLVTLEDSADRRRYLNSRATLETLIGLGVVPIVNENDTIATDEIRYGDNDRLAAQVAVTVGADVLILLSDVDGFYTSNPALDPCARRYDIIERITPEIEAMAGDGVSGLSKGGMITKLLAAKMATAAGCAMAITEGSPNNPLKMLENGATSTWFTAQDDPQVARKRWIAAMKTRGVVTVDEGAARALGSGKSLLPAGIRHIEGDFGRGDPLAILGPDGRKLGQGLSRYTADEATAIQGRQSGEIEAILGYAGRAAVIHRDDMAL
- a CDS encoding 50S ribosomal protein L21, whose translation is MFAVLKTGGKQYKVQAGDMLRVEKLAADAGETIQFNDILMLGGDTPVVGVPFVDGAAVQAEVVDQIKGEKVIHFVKRRRKHSSKRTKGHRQKLTLVKITEILASGADKSGVKAASGQGDAPAAAKAAPAAKKAAPAASGDDLTELTGVGPAAAKKLEEAGLTSFAQIAALSDADIAAIDAVKVKPEWVEQAKDLAKG
- the rpmA gene encoding 50S ribosomal protein L27, with the translated sequence MAHKKAGGSSRNGRDSAGRRLGVKLYGGQAAISGNIIVRQRGTKFWPGEGVGLGKDHTIFATTDGAVTFHKGLKGRTFISVLPVAEAAE
- a CDS encoding GNAT family N-acetyltransferase: MSLDHKRAEQPVIEAERFVLRPLRKSDEGLIAHYVSDERVARMTTAIPHPLPPGAIEAFVARALDEERDEDVWAIDGTADGGDELKGIISLKRLDRDQSEVGYWIAPVFWNNGIASAALRALVENNPQGCNALFASAFQDNPASARVLTHCGFEYLGDAETFSVARNAPVPTWTYSRKL